ACTCCTCCTTCGACCCAGGCGGTTGGTTCCCAGAGCCAGCCATCTCGGATATTCCGCTACTGCGACTGAAAGTGCGGCCGCGTCTGAGCATTCATCTCGAAACGGACGCAACAGCGAATCTCCTCATCGATGCCGTTGTTTCGAACCAGGTCGGCTCGCCACTtcccgtcggcttcggccacAACTCCTCGGCTGCGGTATTGAAGCCACTGGCTATCGAGATTCTTCTCGGAGACGATGTGCTCGCAACGGAACACGTCTCTCTCGGGTCGCGGGACAACGAGGTGGCTCTTGCAGTGGGCTCCCTGACTCCCCGAATGGAGGCCTACAACATCACTGTCCGTACGACGATAGACTCGACACACGTATACGAGGACTGGACCGAGTTCTCTTACCTTCCGTACCCCGAAGATTACGGCAGTGTGGCCCGCATAGACAACCTCCACGGCGGGCTTCTAGCGCAGAGAGGCAAAGACGCGCCGTGGGATCTCATCTTTGCGTACACTTATTACAGTATGATCATCactttctttccctcccctctgtgtgtgtgtgtgtgtgtgtgtgttccTCGGACATCTCTCTCTGACGGATGACAGCGCAATGGACCCTCTACTGGAATGACAGCGTCGACACACTCAACGAGTTCGCGGCCATGGGGTACAATGTCATCCACATCGTGCCCACGGGGAGCCTCGGCGAGatccccttcccctgggACGAATTCGAGCCGTATCTCCagcgcgccgacgagctcggcctctACCTCCGCTACGACGTCCTCTGGACGTGGCCCAACCTCACAAACATGGTCGACCAGGTCACCCGCCTGCGCACGCACCCGTCCATCCTGCTATGGTACCAgagcgacgaggccgacggcaaggcGAACCCGGCCAACTCGACGGGCATCGCGTACGAGCAGATCCGGGCCCTCGACCCGTACCACCccgtctccctcgccctTAACTGCTGGGACTTCCACTATGCCGAGTACGCCGCGGGCGCCGATATCGTCATGAGCGACGTGTATCCCGTGGCCATCAACGCGACCTTCTCGACCGTCTACGGCACCGAGTGCAACGCGACGTACGGCTGCTGCGGGTGCGACGACTGCGAGGGCCGGTTCGAGGACATCCCCGCGCGGCTGGACGAGTTCTACCGCCGCGACGAGATCCTGGGGTGGCAGAAGACGCAGTGGTTCGCGCCGCAGGCCTTTGGCAACGAGACCTTCTGGGCGCGGTACccgacggcggacgaggaggtcgtgATGACGGTCGTGGCGGTGAACCACGGGGCCAAGGGCATCGTGATGTGGAACTACCCGGCCACGGACGAGCTGGAGGGCCTGACGAGCCGGTTGGCCGGGGTGTTTACGGACGAGACGGCGGTCGGGCTCTTGCTGGGGGCCGGGAGGACGCAGGACCTGGCCGTCCAAGGGGCCAAGAgggtcgatgccgccgtgTGGGCGGACGCGGGAAAGGGACTGGCGCTGATCAGTGTCGTAAACCTCAACTATGAGGACATCCGAGGCGAGATCCGAGTCGTTCTGccggagggcgtcgaggttggcaaagtcgtcgaggtcctctGGGGAGATGTGGCCTGGGAGCTgggtgacggcggcggtttGGTCGCAACAGACGGGTTGCTTGGGCTGCAGACGTCCATCATCATTGCCGAGCTGTCATGATTCGAGGACTAGTATTCAGAGGATATCGATGGTGAAGACGGATGGAGAcatgttgttgttgttgttgttgttgtcatCTCATAGCCGCGATAGTACGGCAAGGCCCATCCATTGTGAATGagacggccggccggccatcAACTTATTAAAAGATTGTTCCGCTTTGCCTAGCCCCTTGAAATTGTCCCTCGGGGGAAATGATTCGTTAGCTTTGGCTCCCGCGGAAGACGTCATCCACCCCCAGCTCTATACGCGTATAGATAGTTTCGCATTGACATTGGCCGGACCTTGTTCCGCGTATCTATCCCGAGTACGGATACTCGGGAACCCGCCTTTTCGGATCCGTCGAAGAGAGAAAGCCCGAATACCCAAGCTGACG
The DNA window shown above is from Colletotrichum destructivum chromosome 2, complete sequence and carries:
- a CDS encoding Putative glycoside hydrolase superfamily, whose product is MLFVRPIKAVAALIALPFFAQGQAVRFNNPEGVDIWCGKAYRSTNSSFDPGGWFPEPAISDIPLLRLKVRPRLSIHLETDATANLLIDAVVSNQVGSPLPVGFGHNSSAAVLKPLAIEILLGDDVLATEHVSLGSRDNEVALAVGSLTPRMEAYNITVRTTIDSTHVYEDWTEFSYLPYPEDYGSVARIDNLHGGLLAQRGKDAPWDLIFAYTYYTQWTLYWNDSVDTLNEFAAMGYNVIHIVPTGSLGEIPFPWDEFEPYLQRADELGLYLRYDVLWTWPNLTNMVDQVTRLRTHPSILLWYQSDEADGKANPANSTGIAYEQIRALDPYHPVSLALNCWDFHYAEYAAGADIVMSDVYPVAINATFSTVYGTECNATYGCCGCDDCEGRFEDIPARLDEFYRRDEILGWQKTQWFAPQAFGNETFWARYPTADEEVVMTVVAVNHGAKGIVMWNYPATDELEGLTSRLAGVFTDETAVGLLLGAGRTQDLAVQGAKRVDAAVWADAGKGLALISVVNLNYEDIRGEIRVVLPEGVEVGKVVEVLWGDVAWELGDGGGLVATDGLLGLQTSIIIAELS